One region of Labrus bergylta chromosome 23, fLabBer1.1, whole genome shotgun sequence genomic DNA includes:
- the sapcd1 gene encoding suppressor APC domain-containing protein 1, whose amino-acid sequence MAGRPSGSYTVVIIPLRTSLYSLDALRFYLWIKRLKDLEREKDALCSGLEILEKAHAWYLQRLDENRARQDDIETESGAGTHQEGEAEARSCFLRSCIQRVNGSLGTVMSEPNVTSSSSSLSLPEVVADSDLRWHNSVLTQEVSDKNRRIALLEQEKDALLEQLDELRAN is encoded by the exons ATGGCCGGTCGTCCCTCTGGCTCCTACACTGTGGTTATCATCCCCCTCAGGACCAGCCTGTACAGCCTGGACGCACTGCGCTTCTACCTATGG ATTAAGCGCCTGAAGGATCTGGAGAGGGAGAAGGACGCTCTGTGCTCTGGGCTGGAGATCCTGGAGAAGGCTCATGCCTGGTATCTGCAGCGCCTGGACGAGAACAGAGCCAGGCAGGATGACATCGAGACCGAGAGTGGGGCCGGGACCCATCAGGAGGGTGAAGCAGAG GCTCGGTCATGCTTCCTCAGGTCTTGTATTCAGCGGGTGAATGGCTCTCTTGGAACTGTGATGAGTGAACCTAATgtgaccagcagcagcagcagcctctctctGCCTGAAGTAGTGGCAGACAGCGACCTCCGCTGGCACAACTCAGTACTGACTCAG gAAGTGAGCGACAAGAACCGTCGGATCGCCTTgttggagcaggaaaaagatgcTCTCCTTGAACAGCTTGATGAATTACGGGCAAATTGA